The Chloracidobacterium sp. genome includes a window with the following:
- a CDS encoding outer-membrane lipoprotein carrier protein LolA → MKLRVLDAAVATKRCVRRQMRVGCLAAVCAVVIGLAAGDVRAGRVDLQTVVKNLQAASQRLSGLQATVTHQRVNTQLGVQEPRQVGTLRFSTRGNVRRLRIDYTEPQSKTVVVNGDEAVLIEPALNQAFVSTTSEIAKKTASTGLLTVLTDAQRFSENFEAALDGEETLDGQATTKLVLRPKGKSQYTRLEVWVSHRNWLPVKQILHTRSDYTTIVLTNIRLQAVPDASFKVDYKKYKIVRG, encoded by the coding sequence ATGAAACTTAGGGTTTTGGACGCGGCTGTGGCGACGAAGCGGTGTGTCCGGCGACAGATGAGGGTGGGGTGCTTGGCGGCGGTTTGCGCCGTCGTAATCGGCTTGGCGGCGGGTGATGTTCGCGCCGGACGGGTTGATCTCCAAACTGTCGTCAAGAATCTTCAGGCGGCCAGCCAACGGTTGAGTGGCCTTCAGGCGACGGTGACGCACCAGCGCGTTAACACACAGCTTGGCGTACAGGAGCCGCGCCAAGTTGGTACGCTGCGCTTCAGTACGCGCGGCAATGTTCGTCGTTTACGGATTGACTACACCGAACCGCAGTCGAAGACCGTTGTCGTCAACGGCGACGAAGCCGTTTTGATCGAACCAGCGCTTAATCAGGCCTTTGTGAGCACGACAAGCGAAATCGCCAAAAAGACCGCTTCGACCGGTCTACTGACCGTGCTCACGGATGCTCAGCGGTTCTCCGAGAACTTTGAGGCGGCCTTGGACGGGGAAGAAACACTGGATGGTCAGGCGACGACAAAACTGGTGCTGCGGCCGAAAGGGAAAAGCCAGTACACACGGCTCGAAGTGTGGGTTTCCCACCGGAACTGGCTGCCAGTTAAGCAAATCCTACACACGCGCAGCGACTACACCACGATTGTCTTAACAAACATTCGCCTTCAGGCTGTCCCGGACGCGAGCTTCAAAGTGGACTACAAGAAATACAAAATCGTGCGCGGCTAG
- a CDS encoding DUF58 domain-containing protein, with the protein MNFVFTDRFFVLFAGGFGVLSLGWINPAFLWVGLLLDLALLGAALLDAARTPLHDSFSARRLCADRFAIGDGNQVTIEVRNHRPHPLTLWVKDEHPPEMQVRGRERSFMLPARGCATMQYELTAPARGRFHFGDIAVRVLSPWGLVWRQTSVPAQESVKVYPDFRAARRQVIETYRMGRMGERRQRLRGQGREFESLREFVVGDELRHVAWAASARRGKLVTRQYQIERGQSIMLMLDCGRLMTGRIGERTKLDYAVNAALALAYVAAAGGDHVGMLTFTRRVDGFLPPRAGAGQLREILELLHDVQPQMIEPSYARAFSHLNRYCRRRSLVILLTDVVDADASADLLAPTATLVPRHLPLIVAIGDRDLRAFARAIPASLDEVYAQSVAEELLTQREQALNRVIELGGLALDVPTGQLSVALVNRYLDVKTRGLL; encoded by the coding sequence GGGTAGGCCTGTTGCTCGATCTGGCACTGCTTGGCGCGGCGCTGTTGGACGCCGCCCGTACGCCGCTACACGACAGCTTTTCCGCGCGTCGCCTGTGCGCCGACCGTTTCGCCATCGGCGACGGCAATCAGGTCACCATCGAGGTGCGGAATCACCGCCCACATCCGCTGACGTTGTGGGTGAAGGACGAACACCCGCCGGAGATGCAGGTTCGGGGGCGTGAACGCTCGTTTATGTTGCCGGCGCGGGGCTGCGCCACTATGCAGTACGAACTCACTGCGCCGGCGCGAGGGCGTTTTCATTTCGGCGATATCGCCGTCCGGGTGCTGAGTCCGTGGGGGTTGGTGTGGCGGCAAACATCCGTGCCGGCACAGGAATCCGTCAAGGTGTACCCTGATTTCCGCGCCGCCCGGCGACAGGTCATTGAGACCTATCGCATGGGTCGGATGGGTGAACGACGGCAACGTCTTCGTGGTCAGGGCCGAGAGTTTGAATCGCTGCGGGAGTTCGTCGTCGGCGATGAACTTCGCCATGTCGCCTGGGCGGCTTCAGCGCGGCGCGGCAAACTGGTGACGCGCCAGTACCAGATCGAGCGCGGCCAAAGCATTATGCTTATGCTGGACTGCGGTCGCCTGATGACGGGCCGCATCGGCGAGCGCACCAAACTTGATTATGCGGTCAATGCGGCGTTGGCGCTGGCGTACGTCGCCGCCGCCGGCGGCGATCACGTTGGAATGCTGACGTTTACGCGCCGCGTGGACGGCTTCCTGCCGCCTAGAGCCGGGGCTGGGCAGTTGCGTGAAATTCTGGAGCTTTTACACGACGTGCAACCACAGATGATTGAACCGTCATACGCACGCGCCTTCTCGCACTTGAACCGCTACTGCCGGCGACGGTCATTGGTGATCCTCCTGACGGATGTGGTGGATGCCGACGCTTCAGCCGACCTGCTGGCGCCTACGGCGACATTAGTACCGCGTCATCTGCCCTTGATTGTCGCCATTGGAGACCGAGACCTGCGGGCGTTCGCTCGGGCGATACCGGCTTCGCTTGACGAGGTGTACGCCCAGTCCGTCGCCGAAGAACTGCTGACTCAACGCGAACAGGCCCTCAACCGGGTGATCGAGCTGGGCGGCCTAGCGCTAGATGTTCCCACCGGACAGCTTTCCGTGGCGCTCGTCAACCGCTATCTCGATGTCAAAACCCGCGGCCTGCTGTGA